One Peterkaempfera bronchialis DNA window includes the following coding sequences:
- a CDS encoding DUF4191 domain-containing protein gives MTLMARETSENPGRLKQIRQAYQMTKRVDTRIGLIIAGVGIITFGVLLAIGLLIDHPVYLGILGFVLAFLAMAIVFGRRAERAAFGQMEGQPGAAAAVLNNIRRGWSTSPTPVAVTRNQDAVYRAVGRPGIALIAEGNINRVRPLLAAEKKKMARVVGDVPVHDIIVGDGEGEVPLKKLQVHLMRLPRAITGSQVTEINDRLRAMGDLLSKAPVPKGPLPRNARMPKGGRMR, from the coding sequence ATGACCCTCATGGCGAGGGAAACTTCCGAGAACCCCGGACGGCTCAAGCAGATCCGTCAGGCGTATCAGATGACCAAGCGGGTCGACACCCGGATCGGTCTGATCATCGCCGGCGTAGGCATCATCACCTTCGGCGTACTCCTCGCCATCGGCCTGTTGATCGACCACCCGGTCTACCTGGGCATCCTGGGCTTTGTCCTGGCGTTCCTGGCCATGGCGATCGTCTTCGGACGACGCGCCGAGCGGGCCGCCTTCGGGCAGATGGAGGGCCAGCCGGGCGCTGCGGCGGCGGTGCTCAACAACATCCGGCGCGGCTGGAGCACCAGCCCCACGCCGGTGGCCGTGACCCGCAACCAGGACGCCGTCTACCGCGCGGTCGGCCGCCCCGGCATCGCGCTGATCGCCGAGGGCAACATCAACCGGGTCCGCCCGCTGCTGGCCGCCGAGAAGAAGAAGATGGCGCGGGTCGTCGGCGACGTCCCGGTGCACGACATCATCGTGGGCGACGGCGAGGGCGAGGTCCCGCTGAAGAAGCTCCAGGTGCACCTGATGCGCCTGCCCCGGGCCATCACCGGCTCCCAGGTCACCGAGATCAACGACCGGCTGCGGGCGATGGGCGACCTGCTCTCCAAGGCCCCCGTGCCCAAGGGGCCGCTGCCCCGGAACGCCCGGATGCCCAAGGGCGGCCGGATGCGCTGA
- the lipA gene encoding lipoyl synthase, whose protein sequence is MSAVAPDGRKLLRLEVRNSETPIERKPEWIKTRAKMGPEYTGLQALVKREGLHTVCQEAGCPNIFECWEDREATFLIGGDQCTRRCDFCQIDTGKPADFDRDEPRRVAESIVTMDLNYATITGVARDDLPDGGSWLYAETVRQVHAMTAARQAGRTGVELLIPDFNAVPEQLAEVFSSRPEVLAHNVETVPRIFKRIRPAFRYDRSLSVITQARADGLVTKSNLILGMGETREEVSQALRDLHDAGCELITITQYLRPSVRHHPVERWVKPQEFVELQQEAEEIGFAGVMSGPLVRSSYRAGRLYRQAVERRQQAAAAS, encoded by the coding sequence GTGTCCGCTGTCGCACCCGACGGCCGGAAGCTGCTTCGTCTGGAGGTCCGCAACAGCGAGACCCCCATCGAGCGCAAGCCCGAGTGGATCAAGACCCGGGCGAAGATGGGCCCCGAGTACACCGGTCTCCAGGCCCTGGTGAAGCGCGAGGGCCTGCACACGGTCTGCCAGGAGGCGGGCTGCCCCAACATCTTCGAGTGCTGGGAGGACCGCGAGGCCACCTTCCTCATCGGTGGCGACCAGTGCACCCGGCGGTGCGACTTCTGCCAGATCGACACCGGCAAGCCCGCCGACTTCGACCGCGACGAGCCGCGCCGGGTGGCCGAGTCCATCGTCACCATGGACCTCAACTACGCGACCATCACCGGCGTCGCCCGCGACGACCTGCCGGACGGCGGCTCCTGGCTGTACGCCGAGACGGTGCGGCAGGTGCACGCGATGACCGCCGCCCGCCAGGCCGGGCGCACCGGCGTGGAGCTGCTGATCCCCGACTTCAACGCGGTGCCCGAGCAGCTGGCCGAGGTCTTCTCCTCGCGCCCTGAGGTGCTGGCGCACAACGTGGAGACGGTGCCCCGGATCTTCAAGCGGATCCGCCCGGCGTTCCGCTACGACCGCTCGCTGTCGGTCATCACCCAGGCGCGCGCGGACGGGCTGGTCACCAAGTCCAACCTGATCCTCGGCATGGGCGAGACCCGCGAGGAGGTCAGCCAGGCGCTCCGGGACCTGCATGACGCCGGCTGCGAGCTGATCACCATCACCCAGTACCTGCGGCCCTCGGTGCGGCACCACCCGGTGGAGCGCTGGGTGAAGCCGCAGGAGTTCGTGGAGCTCCAGCAGGAGGCCGAGGAGATCGGCTTCGCCGGGGTCATGTCCGGTCCGTTGGTCCGTTCGTCGTACCGGGCGGGGCGGCTCTACCGGCAGGCGGTCGAGCGCCGTCAGCAGGCCGCGGCAGCGAGCTGA
- a CDS encoding RDD family protein produces MDSREALGSWIDGPRAAAEKMGADFGYRGERLGLPEEGPGSIAPLGRRVGALFVDGWLCALIAYGLLAGGDAAYANLWSTPLFFVMSVVLVGTVGSTLGKRLFGLRVVRLDGGRVTPVQALGRSLLLCLVVPALVWDRDTRGLHDKALGTVQVRI; encoded by the coding sequence GTGGACAGCAGAGAAGCGTTGGGTTCCTGGATCGACGGCCCCCGGGCTGCCGCCGAGAAGATGGGCGCCGACTTCGGCTACCGGGGCGAACGGCTCGGTCTGCCCGAGGAGGGGCCGGGCTCGATCGCCCCGCTGGGCCGGCGGGTCGGCGCCCTGTTCGTGGACGGCTGGCTCTGCGCCCTGATCGCGTACGGGCTGCTGGCGGGCGGCGACGCGGCGTACGCCAACCTCTGGTCCACCCCGCTGTTCTTTGTGATGAGCGTGGTGCTGGTCGGTACCGTCGGCAGCACCCTGGGCAAGCGGCTCTTCGGCCTGCGGGTGGTCCGGCTGGACGGCGGCCGGGTGACCCCGGTCCAGGCGCTGGGCCGCAGCCTGCTGCTCTGCCTGGTGGTGCCGGCGCTGGTCTGGGACCGCGACACCCGGGGGCTGCACGACAAGGCGCTGGGTACCGTCCAGGTGCGGATCTGA